TTCCTTGTCAAGGAAGATTGCCGCAAGGATGAAGATCATTTGGAGGAACAAACAGGAGACGAGGATGCTTTATTTTGCACTTTATGCAATGCTGAGGTAAGATCCTGAAATCTGGTTCATGGCTCCACCAGCCCATGGTTACCTTTAAATGTGGAGCTGGCTAGGCGCTAGGAAGACATGCCACAGGGTTCCTATAATAGAAAGCTTATGCATTGGTGCAACATATGGAGGCAGATATAATTAAATTACAGAATTTCGAACTGAGTTGGTATCCCTGCCTCTATAGAGTTTGAGGTACTTGAATCAGTTGTTTAGCTATGCCTCATTTTCTTGTTGGAAACCTTATAGGTCTTTTCAGTCTCCTTGGAGTCTTGATGATCTTGTAGTTAGATGGAGAATCTTGAATTTGGAACTAAATGGCGGTCATTTCTCCTTGTTCATTTGTTTGTTCGTCTGTTTGTCTTATTATATGACAAATTGGGAATTGGAATGTGTATCTTGACTGACACAATTATGATGGAAAATTCATGAGCAACAGCATTTCACTGAATAAAAACATATGTTTGCCTCttataaacaatttttatgcTCGATCCCATTGGACAGGAAAGGCCTGATTATTGCCGTTGTTTTATTGTGCTTAACCCAGCAAAGATAGATTGGTACTTCTTCAGAAAAGTGCATAGTCCCATGTGATTCACTATTTTCTGTTCATATGAATAGTACTTCAATCTGTTTGTCGAATCCTATTGGGGATTTTACCCTGCCTTTCATGGTACATTCTGAAAGAAGAATGACAAATGACTCACTCCAGAGCTTGCATTTCGTTTCTCTCAGGTACGCAAGTTTAGCAAACACTGCAGAAGCTGTGCCAAATGTGTTGATGGATTTGATCATCATTGCCGAGTAAGTTCTGTGCGCTCATGAATGGCCTAATGGTAATTAACGTCTATAGTTTCCATGGATGTATTAACAAAGGGATGGCTCTAAAAGAATATTTGCAATAGTGATGTAGGGAAAATTCCTTAAAAGTTGTCATATtcggaaaaataaaagataccaaaaagaacaaaaaaggggGCTAAATTAGAGTTGAATTGAAGCTGGAACAGAGAGAAATATTCTAGGTTATAAAAACCAATGATGTTTATCGAATGAAGAAAAAGCTAATGACAAAGAGACTCAGCCCATGATCTAAAGTATATATAACGCTTACAGAAGAAGGATAATCTCAGCCCATGATCTAAAGTAAGAACTTCTAAATCAATGGCTGGAGCTCATTAAAAATCACGTGATTGGCATGTGACTATTTACTAACCTAAAGCATAATAGAAGACTTAATAAAACAGAAAAGACCTAGTCTAATGGAGACAGAATTATGGTCCTACATCAAATAGGATCCAGTCCCTTAAAGCTGGATTTCTTACCATCATTTGCACTTGTGTTTTGGGATGTTATGCTTACGTTAGCTTTTATGTGTTGGGGAGTGTCTGACTGTATTGCATATTCTTTTCAGTGGTTGAATAATTGTGTGGGAAGGAAAAACTATGTCACCTTTGTGTGTCTCATGGCCGTAAGCCTTATTTGGGTGAGTTTTTGTTCCTTGCCAACTGTCCATAACGTCAATTTACCTACAGATATGTTAGTTTTCTCCTCCTAGTCACATTTCCTTAATTACATTTCTTAAATGGACTGATGCATTTGCTTGGGCCTTTATCTTCATCAGCTTGTTGTTGAATTTGGTGTGGGAGTTGCTGTCCTTGTCCGGTGctttgttgacaaaaagggcaTGGAAGATCAGATAATTGACAAGCTTGGAGTCGGATTCACACGGATTCCCTTTGTCATTGTGGTGGTATGTTGTTTCCTTTCATTCACTTCTTCATTGATAATGTAAGTTTGGCTATCTGAATGAAAAAGTGGGTATCACTTGGTCAGTTGACTGACTCTCTCATGCTTTGCATGCATTGTTGTTTATTTGAAGTACGCATAATTCTTTAGGTCACACTTTTTTGTGTATGCTTTGGTTGAGTCATGTCATAGACTCTCTGACGTACTTCTCTGCTGCTCGCGATCCTGAAATTGAGGATGACCTCCGAGCAACTTGCTTTCCTCAACACAATTAATTATGGAGATGATATTGCTATATCACGGGTTCTTTCCTTGCAGACCCTATGTACTGCCGTCTCTTGTCTGGCCACTGTCCCTCTTGGAGAGCTATTCTTCTTCCACATGATTTTAATTAGAAAGGTTTGGCAATGAACCATGCCTCTtctttaaaatatgaaaaaaataaaaaattatgccTCCTCCTAAACAACATTCTTTCAATCGGCATTTTAGTGTACTTATTTTGTGCAGGGTATAACGACATATGAGTATGTAGTTGCAATGAGAACACAGAGTGAAGCACCTGGACCATCTGTAGGAGGTGATCTGCAGAGTCTTCCATCTTCCCCAACTGGTTCAGTTGTCACCGCTGTCAGTGGAAGAAGCTCTCTTGGAAAGGGCTTACAATATAGAGGTGCTTGGTGTACCCCTCCAAGAATTTTTATGGATAACCAGGTACAAGTTATTCAGTATGCACATGCACTTAAAGCAGTTAATGCGCAACAAAGCCTGGAGGAATTTAGAAAAGCATGTGTACTGGGAGAGAACTTCAATGTAAAGCTAATATTGTGTCCAAATTTGTTTTCCCTATATCCATAAATAACAGGATTTCAAAAGTATTGTGTCTGGTACAAAAAATAAAGGTGATGTTAGATCTAAAACTTGGTTAAATGTCAAATGCTGCTTCCTCTGCACCTGCGTGTATGCAGATGGAGCTAGAATCTTTGTTATGGACCATGCTGACTGTTTTGGCTGAATATATTTCCCCTTGTTTCGTTGAGCAGGATGAAATCATTCCACACTTGGAGCCAGGACGCCTCCCCTCCACAATTGATCCAGATGCTACCCAACCTTCAGACAAGGGGAGAAAGATGCCCCAACGACCTGTTCGCATAAGTGCATGGAAGCTTGCAAAGTTAGACTCTAAGGAGGCAATCGACGCAGGTGCTAAAGCGAGAGCATCTTCGTCCGTTCTACGTCCCGTAAGTTCTCGACATCATCCATATGATGCTGACCACTTATCCAGCAGCAACATAAGTGGAAGAAGTAGCCCGGTCACTTCTGACTTAGGGTTTCACAATAGAAATGCTAGAGCAGGGACGTCACGAGCCAAAAGTCCGTATCCACCGAGCCGGACTAGTAGGGAAGATACCGAAACCTGTGGTCACAGCCTTAGCAACATGAGCAGTCCTCACCTCTCTAATCTGACCACTTCTCCTTTTGACAATCGAATTGCCAACCGAGATCACTTAAACCCAATATATCAGTCATCAGCATCCCAGTCTCCACGGTCGGCCAAACAAAGTGAGGGAAATGAAAATTCTCTCCACGTGAATGTGCCCCAGAATCCTAATAGGAAAAACTCGGGTGCAGCTGAGAGCACTAGATCTTCAGTGTATTGGGATCAAGAAGCAGGGCGGTTTGTATCATCGTCTAAAGGTGTCGGCTCGTCACAGATACCAGGGGCCGAGCTTCTATACACTGGTCAATCCATATTCTTCAGCGGCCCTCTCGTGAATGAACAACCAAACAGAGGAACGGGGAGTGGGATTGTGGCTGCTAACCGGGAAAGAGGGTCGACATCAAATTATTATCAGCAGGGTAGATCGCAGAGGGGTGGTCAACTACCTGTTTTTCTTCCGAGTGATTACCAACGATCGTCTCAGTTCCCTTGAACGCTTAGATGAGCACCTTGTTTGAGCGTAGATCTAGAGCAGACACATCATTTTCGACTCCACTCCATTTCCTTGTGCAGGTTTTAGGTGATTAGTTGGTCTGTGTACTTAATTGTTCGAAATGCTCTCTCTCATCCATTCTATTAAAAGCTACATTTTCCCTTTCAAGCTTCTACGGGTATATATCTTTGATTGACAAAGCAATCTTGAATTTGACTAGAGTTCCAAGTTGGCTCATCCAATGAAAATGAACTTTTATATATTGAGATATTGACACatataatcattaaattttGGCTCTATATGTAATGTGGTATTTGAATTTTAGCCAAATATGTAATATGgttcatgaattttcaatttgttgaagggacaattttaaacattttcacataatctagagactaaattgaacatacaCAAAAATCTAAAGACCAAATCAAACAAGTTGAGAATTATAGATTGATTCGATTAAAAtgaacttttctctttttaatggTGTTGCGATTGAAATTACTGCAATCTCATATAATTtgatttggagaatcacataaagttagaatttttagcatttataggAAAATAATAAAGTGCTGCAATCTTATCTAACTTGATTTGGAGGATCACAAAAAGTTGGAATTCTTATAGTCTTTACGGGAAAATGGTAAAGTGTTGTCAAAATAGGAAGTGGTTTAGCGGTTCTTATATGGTGATACGGTCGGCTGCTCAGGGAGGTGTAAGAGACATAAAACCTGAGAGCAAAagcattatcatatttattagatATTTATAAATACATACGAGCCACATGCCACACGAGTCGTTGTAGTATAGTGGTGAGTATTCCCGCCTGTCACGCGGGTGACCCGGGTTCGATCCCCGGCAACGGCGCTTTTCATTTTGTCCATCGCATTTTTGGCTCCTCCTCTACCGCTGTTCTCGTTACGTTTTGATCGGCGGGAGTTTTACCCTCCTGCAGAGTAGCTATTTGATGAAATGCCGAAGAGGGCGTAGATGATATTGTGCTTGCGCTTTTATCATCTGTTGCCGCCGTCACCTCCTCAGTTGCCCACCATCACGGCGGTTATGTCGATAAAGCTCCTTCCTCCATCTCCGCGTGGAAAGTGATGGTGGCGGCTGCACCATTGCATTGCAACTTGCAAGGACACGAGACACTCCCACCGTTCGCGTTTCCTCGTCAAATCGGCGCCATCCAACCGTCCACGTGGTCCACGGTCGCACGGGAGACAACGGACCCGATCATGCATGACGAGACTTAACAGATTGAGATATTATTGTTCATTGACACCTCGCCAAGGAAGTCGTTGTAGTATAGTGGTGAGTATTCCCGCCTGTCACGCGGGTGACCCGGGTTCGATCCCCGGCAACGgcgcttttatttttataatttgtttttgttgttatCAACTTCCTTTTCCGATTTGGTCCGCGCTTAGAAAtgcaattatgtttgattgGTGACCCCCCCATCCATGAACTGTCACTACACCGTCTCATTGTTCTCTGCAACATGAACAGATGGATGTTCAGTCGACACGGTTGCATCTCTGACGTTCTCTGTCTTTGCACGAACTGTCCTCCTTATTCCCAGCTAAAGTTTCGTGTACATTGTAAGAGGAAACCAGAATCAGATGGTTCTAGTTCTTGTGTGTTCTTCTGGCTCCTAACAGTGGTAATTAGTAAGGCAATGTTTCTCATCCCAAGTAaccatttctcttcttcactttccatGCAAGTTCTTTGGAACTCCGGCTGGAAGGGCTTtacccctttttatttttgcaagagacaacctttatttttattttttttccctaacgATTGAAAGAAAAGACTGTGTCGGTGTGTGCGTGTGTGCGACTTTCCTATAATTGGACAGGATGTAACCAATTCCCTATTAACACTCCGTCGTTTGTGGGTTCTGAGGAAGGGGCAAGCTCGAAATTAGTCTCTGAGAATCGGGTCGATCTTGATGGACAACCGGCGAATGAGTCTCTCCGTACATCCCCTGCTTGAATACCGttatgaggaagagagaaggagagggagagacctCCATTAGGCCAATGTCCCcgggaggaaagagaagaacaaaagaagggGGGAAAGAAGTTGGTTTTTTGTGATTTCAGCAAATCCTAGGATTCGTTTCACTTCTTCTAATTGGCATGCTGCAGCCGAAATTTTGAATGAATGTGACTACTACCTTTTCTGTTTCCCTTCTTGAAGAGATCGATCAGCATCAAGGGTTGGATGATATAAGTTTCGTTTGAGCTAATTTAGAAATGGCTGGTGGCGGCGCAACCGCTGGTTCGAGGGAGCTCGATCAAACGCCGACGTGGGCTGTCTCGGCTGTTTGTGCGA
The window above is part of the Eucalyptus grandis isolate ANBG69807.140 chromosome 6, ASM1654582v1, whole genome shotgun sequence genome. Proteins encoded here:
- the LOC104450329 gene encoding protein S-acyltransferase 21 isoform X1 → MSRRHGWELPAHPFQVVAITVFFLLSVAFYAFFAPFLGKEDIYEYVALGVYSLLALSVFTLYVRCTAIDPSDPGILVEVDRTSAYKSHSGTDLDGNTVSVEEPRKAGLRNGEESGSHNASCYSMLGGFFCGFLVKEDCRKDEDHLEEQTGDEDALFCTLCNAEVRKFSKHCRSCAKCVDGFDHHCRWLNNCVGRKNYVTFVCLMAVSLIWLVVEFGVGVAVLVRCFVDKKGMEDQIIDKLGVGFTRIPFVIVVTLCTAVSCLATVPLGELFFFHMILIRKGITTYEYVVAMRTQSEAPGPSVGGDLQSLPSSPTGSVVTAVSGRSSLGKGLQYRGAWCTPPRIFMDNQDEIIPHLEPGRLPSTIDPDATQPSDKGRKMPQRPVRISAWKLAKLDSKEAIDAGAKARASSSVLRPVSSRHHPYDADHLSSSNISGRSSPVTSDLGFHNRNARAGTSRAKSPYPPSRTSREDTETCGHSLSNMSSPHLSNLTTSPFDNRIANRDHLNPIYQSSASQSPRSAKQSEGNENSLHVNVPQNPNRKNSGAAESTRSSVYWDQEAGRFVSSSKGVGSSQIPGAELLYTGQSIFFSGPLVNEQPNRGTGSGIVAANRERGSTSNYYQQGRSQRGGQLPVFLPSDYQRSSQFP
- the LOC104450329 gene encoding protein S-acyltransferase 21 isoform X2, which produces MSRRHGWELPAHPFQVVAITVFFLLSVAFYAFFAPFLGKEDIYEYVALGVYSLLALSVFTLYVRCTAIDPSDPGILVEVDRTSAYKSHSGTDLDVEEPRKAGLRNGEESGSHNASCYSMLGGFFCGFLVKEDCRKDEDHLEEQTGDEDALFCTLCNAEVRKFSKHCRSCAKCVDGFDHHCRWLNNCVGRKNYVTFVCLMAVSLIWLVVEFGVGVAVLVRCFVDKKGMEDQIIDKLGVGFTRIPFVIVVTLCTAVSCLATVPLGELFFFHMILIRKGITTYEYVVAMRTQSEAPGPSVGGDLQSLPSSPTGSVVTAVSGRSSLGKGLQYRGAWCTPPRIFMDNQDEIIPHLEPGRLPSTIDPDATQPSDKGRKMPQRPVRISAWKLAKLDSKEAIDAGAKARASSSVLRPVSSRHHPYDADHLSSSNISGRSSPVTSDLGFHNRNARAGTSRAKSPYPPSRTSREDTETCGHSLSNMSSPHLSNLTTSPFDNRIANRDHLNPIYQSSASQSPRSAKQSEGNENSLHVNVPQNPNRKNSGAAESTRSSVYWDQEAGRFVSSSKGVGSSQIPGAELLYTGQSIFFSGPLVNEQPNRGTGSGIVAANRERGSTSNYYQQGRSQRGGQLPVFLPSDYQRSSQFP